A stretch of the Excalfactoria chinensis isolate bCotChi1 chromosome 25, bCotChi1.hap2, whole genome shotgun sequence genome encodes the following:
- the LOC140262684 gene encoding protein MANBAL-like has protein sequence MAAELHFSPPEIPEPTLMENVLRCGLLFGALFQLLCVLAIILPVSKSPKADSEGFESKTWETVKKPKSSAAELSKKAKKESKKKR, from the exons atggctgctgaactgcatttctcgCCACCTGAGATCCCTGAGCCCACACTAATGGAGAACGTGCTGCGCTGCGGACTCTTGTTTGGAgcccttttccagctcctgtgtgttCTGGCCATCATCCTGCCAGTTTCCAAGTCCCCAAAGGCA GACTCGGAGGGTTTTGAGTCTAAGACTTGGGAGACGGTGAAGAAACCCAAGtcaagtgctgcagagctgagcaagaaagccaagaaggaaagcaaaaagaaacgataa